The Flavobacterium praedii genome window below encodes:
- a CDS encoding sensor histidine kinase, which produces MKPQKDINFQKFQMNKNGIQHIGPRREQPLFFKIIPSFFYLLIVAISTIIKTLSEFYNDQQNKLISDSQRTTAELNYLRKQTNPHFLFNSLNSIYSLAHKKSDLVPDAIVTLSEMMRYMLYETDNKTVLLEKEISYIKNYIELQKLRLNNIENLTINIHGDTKNKFIEPMLLISFIENAFKYGTDYKGATFVKIKITITENILDFWVQNKIENTKKDPVNSGIGLTNIKNRLLLLYPNAHTLKLTTTDSLYTVNLILQLDKIQLESNNSF; this is translated from the coding sequence ATGAAACCCCAAAAGGACATCAATTTTCAAAAGTTTCAAATGAATAAAAATGGAATACAACATATTGGTCCTAGAAGAGAACAACCTCTCTTTTTTAAAATAATCCCTTCCTTTTTTTACCTTTTAATAGTTGCCATTAGTACAATTATTAAAACCCTATCTGAATTTTATAACGACCAACAAAACAAATTAATATCTGATAGTCAGAGGACAACAGCTGAGTTGAACTATTTAAGAAAGCAGACAAATCCACACTTTCTCTTCAATTCATTAAATAGTATTTATTCCCTTGCCCATAAAAAATCAGATTTAGTACCAGATGCAATTGTAACATTATCCGAAATGATGCGATATATGCTATATGAAACGGACAACAAGACTGTTTTATTAGAAAAAGAAATTAGCTACATCAAAAATTATATAGAGTTACAAAAACTGAGGCTAAATAACATAGAAAACTTAACAATAAACATTCATGGTGATACCAAAAATAAGTTTATTGAACCAATGTTATTAATTTCATTTATAGAGAATGCTTTTAAATATGGAACTGATTATAAAGGCGCTACATTTGTAAAAATTAAGATAACTATCACGGAAAATATTTTAGACTTTTGGGTACAAAACAAAATAGAGAACACTAAAAAAGATCCGGTAAATTCTGGAATTGGTTTAACAAATATCAAAAATAGGCTACTTTTACTTTATCCAAATGCGCATACATTAAAACTAACAACAACAGATTCATTGTATACGGTAAATTTAATTTTACAATTGGATAAAATACAATTAGAATCCAACAACTCTTTTTAA
- a CDS encoding LytR/AlgR family response regulator transcription factor, whose translation MKCVIIDDEPLAVELLVEFVGRIDSLELVTTFTNAIDAISIINQSQIDLIFLDIEMPHFSGIDFINAIENKPLIIFTTAYSDYAVEGFNLGAVDYLVKPIPFNRFLKSVLRAQQINTPKSISATNQNANPPEIEQDFIFVRAEYENVKINFKDILFIEGLKDYVKIYTTDNKYILTLISLIKLENLLSSKGFSRIHRSYIINIKHIKSIQKNKVLIADKRIPISESYKNVFFEKINI comes from the coding sequence ATGAAGTGTGTTATTATAGATGACGAACCTTTAGCAGTAGAATTATTGGTAGAATTCGTAGGACGAATTGATTCTCTAGAACTAGTCACTACCTTTACCAATGCAATTGATGCCATTTCCATAATCAATCAATCTCAAATTGATCTAATCTTTTTAGATATAGAAATGCCTCATTTCTCAGGAATTGATTTTATCAATGCAATCGAAAACAAACCGTTAATTATTTTCACAACAGCCTATTCCGATTATGCTGTGGAAGGTTTCAATCTAGGCGCAGTTGACTACTTGGTAAAACCAATTCCATTTAATCGATTTTTAAAATCCGTTTTAAGAGCCCAACAAATTAATACACCAAAGAGTATATCCGCAACAAATCAAAATGCAAATCCTCCAGAAATCGAACAAGATTTTATTTTTGTACGAGCAGAATATGAAAATGTCAAAATAAATTTTAAAGACATTCTATTTATCGAAGGTTTAAAAGATTATGTCAAAATTTACACTACTGATAATAAATACATTCTAACACTAATCAGCTTAATAAAGCTTGAAAACTTATTGTCCTCTAAAGGATTTTCAAGAATACATCGTTCTTATATCATCAACATAAAGCACATCAAATCCATCCAAAAAAACAAAGTTTTAATTGCAGATAAAAGAATTCCAATTAGTGAAAGTTATAAAAACGTTTTTTTTGAAAAGATAAATATTTAA
- a CDS encoding NifU family protein: MTKVTIKETQNPTILKFEFPDFITQNESFEFKNIDEAKASPLAQQLFYLPFVKTVYISGNFIAIERFSIVEWDDVKDAVAEQIEAFINKGGIIIAIDENKTKKQPITVYGESTPNPAALKFVINKMITKNAIEFKNIDQSAPSPLATELFKFPYVKEVFIDENYISVTKYDINEWQDITLELRTFIKQYIENGGTVLDETMIQTIVKDEKTKDESFDSLDETSQKIINILEEYVKPAVAADGGNILFDSYDSITKTVKVIMQGACNGCPSSTFTLKSGIENMLKSMLNDEGIKVEAV; the protein is encoded by the coding sequence ATGACAAAAGTTACTATAAAAGAAACCCAAAACCCAACAATATTAAAATTTGAATTTCCTGACTTCATTACTCAAAACGAAAGTTTCGAATTTAAAAACATCGATGAAGCAAAAGCGTCTCCTCTAGCCCAACAATTATTTTATTTACCATTTGTTAAAACAGTCTATATATCAGGTAATTTCATTGCAATTGAAAGATTTAGCATAGTTGAATGGGACGATGTAAAAGACGCTGTTGCAGAACAAATTGAAGCCTTTATAAACAAAGGAGGAATAATCATAGCCATTGATGAAAACAAAACAAAAAAACAGCCTATTACCGTTTATGGTGAATCTACTCCAAATCCTGCTGCACTCAAATTTGTCATCAATAAAATGATTACGAAAAATGCTATTGAGTTCAAAAACATAGATCAAAGCGCACCTTCACCGTTAGCAACTGAATTATTTAAATTCCCTTATGTAAAAGAGGTCTTTATAGATGAAAATTACATCTCTGTTACCAAATACGACATCAATGAATGGCAAGATATTACACTTGAATTAAGAACTTTTATAAAACAATACATCGAAAACGGAGGTACTGTGCTTGATGAAACTATGATTCAAACTATTGTTAAAGACGAAAAAACAAAAGACGAATCATTTGATTCACTTGATGAAACATCTCAAAAAATCATTAACATACTTGAAGAATACGTAAAACCGGCTGTAGCCGCAGATGGAGGAAATATTCTTTTTGATTCCTACGATAGTATAACAAAAACCGTAAAAGTAATTATGCAAGGTGCATGTAATGGATGTCCCTCATCAACTTTTACCTTGAAAAGCGGCATCGAAAACATGCTAAAAAGTATGTTGAATGATGAAGGAATAAAAGTAGAAGCTGTTTAA
- a CDS encoding PorP/SprF family type IX secretion system membrane protein, with amino-acid sequence MYNKIKFVFAFFFITLTTFAQEGIPVYSDYLSDNYYLIFPSMAGASNCHKLRLTARKQWFDQTDAPALQTLSYNGRVGDKSGVGAIVFNDVNGYHSQFGFKATYAHHLMFSRDEVDLNQLSFGINVGVNQSQLDETDFQNSGDYDPLLGNVVQQASYFNLDIGASYNYLDFSFNAVVKNVLETRQTIYSEYESDNLRKFIVSGGYVFGNADKILWEPSLLYQYVDKTKESALDMNLKAYKKLEMGQLWGGLSYRRSFDGAEYISGSGTNSQKLQYITPVLGLNYKNFMFAYTYTHLLGDIQYDNAGFHQLTLGINFLCKPEKYDCNCPAIN; translated from the coding sequence ATGTATAATAAAATCAAATTTGTTTTTGCCTTTTTTTTTATCACTTTAACTACTTTCGCACAGGAAGGAATACCCGTTTATTCAGATTATCTATCGGATAATTATTATTTAATTTTTCCTTCTATGGCTGGTGCATCCAATTGCCATAAACTTAGGCTTACTGCAAGAAAACAATGGTTTGATCAAACTGATGCACCTGCTCTCCAAACATTAAGTTACAATGGTAGGGTTGGTGATAAATCTGGAGTTGGTGCTATTGTTTTTAATGATGTTAATGGGTATCATTCCCAATTTGGTTTCAAAGCAACTTATGCACATCATCTTATGTTTTCAAGGGATGAAGTAGATTTAAATCAATTATCCTTTGGTATAAATGTAGGTGTAAATCAAAGTCAATTGGATGAAACTGATTTTCAAAATTCAGGAGATTATGATCCACTCCTTGGAAATGTTGTTCAGCAAGCTTCTTATTTTAATTTAGATATAGGAGCATCTTATAATTATCTTGATTTTAGTTTTAATGCAGTGGTAAAGAATGTTTTAGAGACAAGACAGACTATTTATAGTGAATATGAAAGTGATAATTTGCGTAAGTTTATTGTTAGCGGTGGTTATGTTTTTGGTAATGCCGACAAAATATTATGGGAGCCTTCTTTACTGTATCAATATGTGGATAAAACAAAGGAAAGCGCATTGGATATGAACTTGAAAGCCTATAAGAAACTAGAAATGGGGCAATTATGGGGAGGTCTATCTTACAGAAGAAGTTTTGATGGAGCCGAATACATTAGCGGAAGCGGAACAAACAGTCAAAAATTGCAGTATATTACTCCAGTTCTAGGTTTAAATTATAAAAATTTCATGTTTGCCTATACATATACTCATCTATTGGGTGATATTCAATATGATAATGCAGGATTTCATCAGCTTACACTAGGTATTAACTTTTTATGCAAACCTGAAAAATACGATTGTAATTGTCCTGCTATTAATTAA
- a CDS encoding DUF4270 family protein — protein MYKFLFFMFLSILMVSCDSDVDAGKFVVGSDYLSIKNKVISIDTMTVTLSTIRLDSLVTSSESRILVGNYDDPLFGTIKADSYFQVLTSSFNLYSQNSDTDATGYVFDSIAMIMRYDDYYYADTTKVQTLNIHRVLQKFKPNKEDNSFYNNSVLNYDNSILGSITYKPKPIGKDSINIKLDNNFGLELFNKFKNNEISDESDLTEYLKGFMITSSNSSSSSVIGFNMSSTLRLYYSKVKGDTEESYRKDFMPSNTAKQFNVISSNRDGTLIKDLPSSNESLPSVYSGNKGFVQSGTGLVCRINFPNVKQLRYLAEKGAIVDAKLLLKPVKYSYSELFPLPQTLGVYLVDNMNRIKSKLTNANNETVTASLNMSDNEFRDDVQYEILLGSYLQKEMLKESDKKSGLLITMPILSKVVDRVVLGDQNNKENKLKLQIYYITY, from the coding sequence ATGTACAAGTTTTTGTTTTTCATGTTTTTGAGTATTCTAATGGTTTCTTGTGATTCCGATGTTGATGCGGGTAAGTTTGTGGTAGGTTCGGATTATTTATCGATAAAAAACAAAGTGATTTCCATAGACACCATGACGGTTACTCTTTCAACAATCAGGTTAGATTCTTTAGTCACCTCGAGTGAAAGTAGAATTTTAGTTGGTAATTATGATGATCCTCTTTTTGGGACTATAAAAGCGGATAGTTATTTCCAAGTATTAACTAGCTCATTTAATCTTTACAGTCAAAATTCAGATACGGATGCTACAGGTTATGTTTTTGATTCTATTGCTATGATTATGCGTTATGATGATTATTATTATGCTGATACGACAAAAGTTCAAACTTTAAATATCCATAGGGTCTTACAAAAGTTTAAGCCCAATAAAGAAGACAATAGTTTTTATAATAATTCAGTTTTGAATTATGATAATTCAATTTTAGGCAGTATAACTTACAAACCAAAACCAATTGGTAAGGATAGTATAAATATTAAATTAGATAATAATTTTGGTTTAGAGTTATTTAATAAATTTAAAAACAATGAGATTTCAGATGAAAGTGATTTAACTGAATATTTAAAAGGTTTTATGATTACTTCTTCGAATAGTTCATCATCAAGTGTAATTGGTTTTAATATGTCTAGTACTTTACGACTTTATTATTCCAAAGTTAAAGGTGATACTGAAGAGTCTTACAGAAAAGACTTCATGCCTTCTAATACAGCAAAGCAATTTAATGTTATATCCTCAAATAGGGATGGTACACTTATAAAAGATTTGCCTTCGTCTAATGAGAGTTTGCCTAGTGTTTATTCCGGAAATAAAGGATTTGTACAATCAGGAACGGGTTTAGTTTGTAGAATTAATTTTCCAAATGTAAAGCAATTGAGATATTTGGCTGAAAAAGGCGCAATAGTGGATGCTAAGTTATTATTGAAACCAGTAAAATATTCATATTCAGAGCTGTTTCCTTTGCCTCAAACTTTGGGTGTCTATTTAGTAGATAATATGAATCGAATAAAGAGTAAGCTTACAAATGCAAATAATGAGACCGTGACAGCTTCCTTGAACATGTCTGATAATGAATTTAGGGATGATGTTCAATACGAAATACTGTTGGGTTCTTATTTGCAGAAAGAAATGTTAAAAGAATCAGATAAAAAAAGTGGATTGTTAATTACGATGCCAATTTTGTCTAAAGTGGTCGATAGAGTTGTATTAGGGGATCAAAATAATAAGGAGAATAAATTAAAATTACAAATCTATTATATTACCTATTAA
- a CDS encoding gamma carbonic anhydrase family protein, with protein sequence MIIKPVNGKSPVIPEDCYVADNATIVGDVTFGSQCSVWFNTVIRGDVHYIKIGNKVNIQDGAVVHCTYQKHPTIIGNNVSIGHNAIVHGCTIHDNVLIGMGAIVMDNCIVESNSIVAAGAVITQNTVVESGSIWAGVPAKKVKDIDQSNFAGEIERISNNYVMYSSWFKEE encoded by the coding sequence ATGATAATTAAGCCTGTAAACGGAAAATCACCTGTTATTCCTGAAGATTGTTATGTAGCTGATAATGCAACTATTGTGGGTGATGTAACTTTTGGTTCTCAATGTAGTGTCTGGTTTAATACAGTGATTCGCGGTGATGTACATTATATTAAAATTGGAAATAAAGTAAATATTCAAGATGGAGCAGTTGTTCATTGTACCTATCAAAAACATCCAACAATAATTGGTAATAATGTTTCCATAGGACATAATGCAATAGTACATGGTTGTACGATCCATGATAATGTATTAATCGGAATGGGGGCAATCGTTATGGATAATTGTATAGTCGAAAGTAATTCTATTGTTGCTGCAGGCGCAGTAATCACTCAAAATACTGTTGTTGAGTCAGGTTCTATCTGGGCTGGTGTTCCAGCTAAGAAAGTTAAAGATATAGATCAATCAAATTTTGCTGGTGAGATAGAACGTATTTCAAATAATTATGTAATGTATTCAAGCTGGTTTAAAGAAGAGTAA
- a CDS encoding Kelch repeat-containing protein, with product MKHFKKGIILSTLLISLFSISCSDDDTEEKLGNWIKKSAFDGPARSSATSFVIGSFAYVTTGYTGDEYLNDLWAYNSAGDYWEQKADFIGIARSSGSGFELNGNGYVGLGYDGTNKLKDFYEYNPDTNIWTKKTDFAGTARYGAVGFQVGGKAFFGTGYDGNYLKDFYQYNATDNTWTQVNGFSGNKRRNATVFVINDIAYLGTGLNSGVNQVDFWAFDPITDVWTRKRDLDDDGTDHDAYSIKRANASSFSINSLGYITCGESGRTIWEYNPKTDIWKEKTSLEGSGRSDALGITIKGERGFVMLGKSGTSYFDDVWEFKPSEEQNDDDN from the coding sequence ATGAAACATTTTAAAAAAGGAATAATACTTAGTACTTTGCTAATTAGCCTATTTTCAATAAGCTGTAGTGACGATGATACAGAAGAAAAATTAGGAAATTGGATTAAAAAATCAGCCTTTGATGGACCTGCCCGTTCAAGTGCTACCAGTTTTGTAATAGGGTCTTTTGCTTATGTTACTACTGGTTATACGGGAGATGAATACCTAAATGACTTATGGGCATACAATTCAGCAGGGGATTATTGGGAACAAAAAGCAGATTTTATCGGTATAGCAAGGAGCTCAGGATCAGGATTCGAATTAAACGGAAATGGATATGTGGGATTGGGATATGATGGTACGAATAAATTAAAAGATTTTTATGAATACAATCCTGATACTAATATTTGGACAAAAAAAACTGATTTTGCAGGAACAGCACGTTATGGTGCCGTAGGATTCCAAGTAGGCGGAAAAGCATTTTTTGGGACTGGTTATGATGGTAATTACTTAAAAGATTTTTACCAATATAACGCAACAGACAATACTTGGACTCAAGTTAATGGATTTAGTGGAAACAAAAGAAGAAATGCAACTGTATTCGTAATAAACGATATTGCCTATTTAGGAACAGGACTAAACAGTGGCGTAAATCAAGTAGATTTTTGGGCATTTGATCCAATTACTGATGTATGGACAAGAAAAAGAGATTTAGATGATGATGGAACTGATCACGATGCCTATTCAATTAAAAGAGCAAATGCATCAAGTTTCAGTATTAATAGTTTGGGTTATATTACTTGTGGTGAAAGCGGAAGAACAATTTGGGAGTACAATCCAAAAACAGATATTTGGAAAGAAAAAACATCCCTTGAAGGATCTGGAAGATCTGATGCACTTGGAATTACAATCAAAGGCGAACGAGGTTTCGTTATGCTAGGAAAATCAGGAACATCTTATTTTGATGATGTCTGGGAATTTAAACCATCCGAAGAACAAAATGATGACGACAATTAA
- a CDS encoding DUF6268 family outer membrane beta-barrel protein: protein MRINNFTKLLILIPFIGINAQKGCALDWNLQTEPINKGTIKQTEIGLTLFKTTDTKIKLTNIFSYKSTTITDELKDYLLKDYATNYSSTHFNTYENNFEFSKQLNDKTRLTFGIQPTLNFENHITFSDVMLLGSIEINYNINKNSSVDFGIKRTTLFGTVDWLPTFTYNHQFNEHVYIKLGFPKSSFSFSNSIRNKFSINNDFNGCSYNLDEYIINDDLNTVSKVGFSQMETTLQFARNMDKSWIITAKGGYSTNKEFKFSDNNKTYEINQKQKNGSLFSISIKYKI from the coding sequence ATGAGAATAAACAACTTTACTAAGCTTTTGATTTTAATACCATTTATTGGTATCAATGCACAAAAAGGATGTGCCCTTGATTGGAATTTGCAAACTGAACCTATTAATAAAGGAACTATTAAACAAACAGAAATTGGTCTAACTCTTTTTAAAACAACAGATACAAAAATAAAACTGACGAATATATTTAGTTACAAAAGCACAACCATTACAGATGAATTAAAAGATTATTTACTAAAGGATTATGCTACAAATTACAGCAGTACACATTTCAATACTTATGAAAATAATTTTGAATTTTCAAAACAGTTAAACGATAAAACAAGATTGACATTTGGCATTCAGCCAACACTTAATTTTGAAAATCATATAACTTTTTCAGATGTCATGCTTTTAGGAAGTATTGAAATCAATTATAATATTAATAAAAATAGCAGTGTTGATTTTGGAATAAAAAGAACAACACTTTTTGGAACAGTGGATTGGCTACCCACTTTTACATATAATCACCAATTCAATGAGCATGTCTATATAAAATTGGGTTTCCCAAAATCATCATTCAGCTTTTCGAATTCGATACGAAATAAATTTAGCATAAATAATGATTTTAATGGCTGTAGTTATAATCTTGATGAATACATAATTAATGATGACCTAAACACCGTTTCTAAAGTAGGCTTTTCACAAATGGAAACTACGTTACAATTTGCAAGAAATATGGATAAATCTTGGATAATTACAGCCAAAGGAGGGTATTCGACGAATAAAGAATTCAAATTTTCAGATAATAATAAAACATACGAAATAAATCAGAAACAGAAAAACGGTAGCCTCTTTTCGATTAGTATAAAATACAAAATTTAA
- a CDS encoding aromatic hydrocarbon degradation protein, which produces MKKSIFFIVVASFNYCLSFSQSIATSPYSLYGLGSLYDSNFGIIPALGTTGIALSSENFINNKNAASLVDIPANNFFFEVGGTGIQTSFEDNSRKESRNNSQFSHFAFAFPINNKSAFSVAMMPYSSSSFKISELKIPIIDGADAYYYLDVVGTGGLNNFDFSYAYKLSKKWSLGFSASVLFGNTTDKRTFTINNSNTTIEKEISYKGIRPIVSSQFKINPLLTFGLNVKAPSRVNATNKQSVTVVSGSGESNLETDKLIDTDDFYLPMEIGVGFNKVFKNKLNVSFDYEKKFWDSTNQSDMYGYFSNQEKFSMGLSYIKAKTSRNYLDRIKFATGLNYDTGYLEVDSKKIQDKSFSIGASLPLDHLSSSLFISYTYGQKGRITDPLIKENYHKLSLNLNLDGIWFVRNKLE; this is translated from the coding sequence ATGAAAAAATCTATTTTTTTTATAGTTGTTGCGTCTTTTAATTATTGTCTTTCTTTTTCTCAAAGTATTGCAACTTCTCCTTATTCATTGTATGGCTTAGGGAGTTTGTATGATTCTAATTTTGGAATAATTCCTGCTCTCGGTACGACAGGAATCGCTTTGTCTTCGGAAAATTTTATTAATAATAAAAATGCTGCATCTCTTGTTGATATTCCAGCGAATAATTTCTTTTTTGAAGTAGGAGGAACAGGAATTCAAACTTCTTTTGAAGACAATTCTAGAAAGGAAAGCCGAAATAATTCTCAGTTTTCCCATTTTGCATTTGCTTTTCCAATAAATAATAAATCTGCATTTAGTGTTGCAATGATGCCCTACTCAAGTTCTTCTTTTAAGATTTCAGAATTAAAAATTCCAATTATTGACGGAGCTGATGCCTATTATTATTTGGATGTGGTTGGTACAGGAGGACTAAACAATTTTGATTTTTCATATGCATATAAATTAAGTAAAAAATGGTCTTTAGGGTTTTCTGCTTCTGTTCTTTTTGGCAATACCACTGATAAAAGAACCTTTACTATTAATAATTCTAATACAACAATCGAAAAGGAAATTAGTTATAAAGGTATTCGGCCAATAGTAAGTTCACAATTTAAAATAAATCCATTATTGACTTTTGGTTTAAATGTTAAAGCACCATCTCGAGTAAATGCGACAAATAAACAATCGGTTACTGTTGTTAGCGGTTCCGGTGAAAGTAATTTGGAAACAGATAAATTAATCGATACAGATGATTTTTATTTGCCAATGGAAATTGGAGTTGGTTTCAATAAAGTATTTAAAAACAAACTAAATGTCTCTTTTGATTATGAAAAGAAATTTTGGGATTCCACTAATCAATCCGATATGTATGGTTATTTTTCAAACCAAGAAAAATTTTCAATGGGATTGTCATATATTAAAGCTAAAACTTCAAGAAATTATTTGGATAGAATAAAATTCGCAACAGGTTTAAATTATGATACTGGCTATTTGGAGGTGGATAGTAAAAAAATTCAAGATAAAAGTTTTTCTATAGGCGCTTCCTTGCCGTTGGATCATTTGTCTTCTTCTTTGTTTATTTCATATACTTATGGTCAAAAAGGGAGAATTACTGATCCGTTAATTAAGGAAAATTATCATAAGTTGAGTTTGAATCTTAATCTAGATGGCATTTGGTTTGTTAGGAATAAATTAGAATAA
- a CDS encoding DUF4907 domain-containing protein yields MTGTFIFVFLKKEENFKVESIKIINGWGYTISNNNKIIIKQTIIPVVSQQKSFQTEKDALAVGHLVLHKLESNSSPTITKNDLISLKIKI; encoded by the coding sequence TTGACAGGAACATTTATCTTCGTTTTTCTAAAAAAAGAAGAAAATTTTAAAGTTGAATCTATAAAAATCATAAATGGTTGGGGCTATACTATTTCAAACAACAATAAAATAATAATAAAACAAACCATTATACCCGTTGTTAGTCAACAGAAATCTTTTCAGACTGAAAAGGATGCCTTAGCAGTAGGCCATTTAGTATTACATAAATTAGAATCAAATTCATCACCCACAATCACAAAAAATGATTTAATCTCATTAAAAATAAAAATATAA
- a CDS encoding YtxH domain-containing protein, which translates to MGITSFFKSVFGTAKEKASEIVEQAENVIEETKEAAQPYLDKAETFVDETVTTIKETATPQIEKAEAFIEETVNKAKEVASPQIEKAENFIEETVAKAKEIASPHIEKAEVFIEDTLNKAKETITPIIEKAETSIEQAIDSTKGKTTAPEETSELKNLDTTSTNSEEVPK; encoded by the coding sequence ATGGGAATAACTTCATTTTTTAAAAGTGTATTTGGCACAGCCAAAGAAAAAGCAAGCGAAATAGTAGAACAAGCAGAAAACGTAATTGAAGAAACAAAAGAGGCCGCTCAACCCTATTTAGACAAAGCCGAAACATTTGTGGACGAAACTGTGACAACTATTAAAGAAACAGCAACGCCTCAAATTGAAAAAGCAGAGGCTTTTATTGAAGAAACGGTAAACAAGGCAAAAGAAGTTGCATCACCTCAAATTGAAAAAGCCGAAAACTTTATAGAAGAAACAGTGGCCAAAGCAAAAGAAATTGCCAGTCCTCATATAGAAAAAGCTGAAGTTTTTATTGAAGATACGTTAAACAAAGCTAAAGAAACTATAACTCCAATTATAGAAAAAGCAGAAACAAGTATAGAACAAGCCATTGATAGCACAAAAGGAAAAACAACTGCTCCAGAAGAAACTTCAGAACTAAAAAACTTGGATACAACCTCAACAAATTCTGAAGAAGTTCCAAAATAG
- a CDS encoding mechanosensitive ion channel family protein, translating into MTLDPNFIAGYADTFITALINYSPKVISAFLILFIGLYSIRIINRIIRKIMIQRELDPTLTKFLADILLWALRVLLFVTFISKLGIETSSFVAILGAMGLAVGLSLQGSLSNFAGGMLIILFKPFKVGDTIEAQGILATVQEIQIFVTKLITANNQTVFVPNGSLSNGTITNYSMQGTRRADLTIAISYDTDIKEVKNIITKVLQSNPKVLASPIAEVSVKNLTDNAIQIAVRPWAKNEDLGSVISDTLENCKLAFDEAGITFQPYVTELSKSN; encoded by the coding sequence ATGACTTTAGACCCCAATTTCATCGCTGGTTATGCCGACACCTTTATTACGGCACTTATAAATTATTCTCCAAAAGTTATTTCCGCTTTTCTAATTCTTTTTATTGGACTTTATTCCATTCGAATTATCAATAGAATTATTCGAAAAATAATGATCCAAAGAGAGCTAGACCCAACATTAACCAAATTTCTAGCCGACATATTATTGTGGGCATTAAGAGTCTTACTTTTTGTTACTTTTATTTCAAAATTAGGAATAGAAACCTCCTCTTTTGTAGCTATTTTGGGTGCAATGGGACTCGCTGTTGGTTTGTCATTACAAGGTTCATTGTCTAATTTTGCTGGAGGAATGCTAATCATCCTTTTTAAACCTTTTAAAGTTGGAGATACTATTGAAGCACAAGGTATTTTGGCTACGGTACAAGAAATTCAAATTTTTGTAACCAAATTAATAACAGCCAATAATCAAACTGTTTTTGTACCCAACGGGTCTTTATCCAATGGAACAATCACAAACTATTCGATGCAAGGTACCCGAAGAGCTGATTTGACAATCGCTATATCTTATGACACTGACATCAAAGAAGTAAAAAACATCATAACAAAAGTGCTACAAAGCAATCCCAAAGTATTAGCTTCACCTATAGCAGAGGTATCCGTTAAGAATCTTACTGATAATGCTATTCAAATTGCCGTTAGACCTTGGGCCAAAAATGAAGATTTGGGTAGTGTAATCTCGGATACATTAGAAAATTGCAAATTGGCATTTGATGAAGCGGGGATCACTTTTCAACCGTATGTTACCGAGTTATCAAAAAGTAATTAG